The Streptomyces taklimakanensis nucleotide sequence GACAGATTCAGGAGGCGCATGTGACTGCCCAGATCGAGAACGCCGGACCGTTGACCACGGAGGCCGGTGCTCCCGTCGCGGACAACCAGAACAGCGAGACCGCCGGTGTGGGTGGCCCGGTCCTGGTCCAGGACCAGCTCCTGCTGGAGAAGCTCGCCCACTTCAACCGCGAGCGCATCCCGGAGCGCGTCGTCCACGCGCGGGGTGCCGGCGCCTACGGCACCTTCACCGTCACCGCCGACGTGACGAAGTACACGCGGGCGAAGTTCCTCTCGGAGGTCGGCAAGCAGACCGAGGTCTTCCTGCGCTTCTCGACCGTCGCGGGCAACCTGGGCGCCGCCGACGCGGTGCGCGACCCGCGCGGCTTCGCGGTGAAGTTCTACACCGAGGAGGGCAACTACGACCTCGTCGGCAACAACACCCCGGTGTTCTTCATCAAGGACGCCATCAAGTTCCCCGACTTCATCCACACCCAGAAGCGCGACCCGTACACCGGCTCCCAGGAGGCGGACAACGTCTGGGACTTCTGGAGCCTGAGCCCGGAGTCCACCCACCAGGTGACCTGGCTCTTCGGTGACCGCGGCATCCCGGCCTCGTACCGCCACATGGACGGCTTCGGTTCGCACACCTTCCAGTGGAACAACGAGGCGGGCGAGGTCTTCTGGGTCAAGTACCACTTCAAGACCGACCAGGGCATCAAGTGCCTCACCCAGGACGAGGCCGACATCCTGGCGGGCAAGGACCCGGACAGCCACCAGCGCGACCTGCGCGAGTCCATCGAGCGCGGCGAGTACCCGAGCTGGACGGTGTACGTCCAGATCATGCCGGCGGACGAGGCGCCCACCTACCGCTTCAACCCGTTCGACCTGACCAAGGTCTGGCCGCACGCGGACTACCCGCTGATCGAGATCGGCAAGATGGAACTCAACCGGAACCCGGAGAACATCTTCGCCGAGGTGGAGCAGTCGATCTTCTCCCCGCACCACTTCGTGCCGGGCATCGGCCCCTCCCCGGACAAGATGCTCCAGGGCCGGCTGTTCGCCTACGGCGACGCGCACCGCTACCGGGTGGGCATCAACGCCGACCACCTGCCGGTGAACCGTCCGCACGCCGCCGAGGCCCGTTCCCACGGCCGTGACGGCTTCATGTACGACGGTCGCCACGGCCGTGCCAAGAACTACGAGCCCAACAGCTTCGGCGGCCCGACCGAGACCGGTCGCCCGCTGTGGCAGTCGGTCCCCGTCTCCGGGGCCACCGGCGAGGCGCCCGCCCCCTCGCACGCCGAGGACAACGACTTCGTCCAGGCGGGCAACCTCTACCGCCTGATGACGGAGGAGGAGAAGGGGCGCCTGATCGACAACCTGGCGGGCTTCATCGCGAAGGTCTCGCGCGACGACATCGTCAAGCGGGCCATCGAGAACTTCCGCCAGGCCGACGAGGACTACGGCAGGAGGCTGGAGGCCGCGGTCAAGGCCCTGCGCGGCTGATCCGACGGGTCGGCCTGCCGTATCGGCCGGAGGGACCGGACGCCAGTGGGCTCCGGTCCCTCCGGTGTCCTCCCGGGCGGGGGACCGCCCCTCAGGCCGCCACCGTGTCCGCGGCCACCGGCTCGTGGTCGCGCGCGGCACGTCCGGATCCGCTCCCGGACATCCAGCAGCGGACGATGTCGCGCACCGACACCACTCCCACCGGACCCCGGTCGTCGAGCACGATCAGGTGCCGGAAGCCGCCGCGGGTCATCGCCCCGGCGGCGTCCTCCAGGGTCCAGGCGGGCGAGGCGAAGACCACGTCGGTGGTGGTGTGCAGGTGGGCGAGTTCCCGGTCGGGGTCCTGGCCGGCGCCCACGGAGTCGAGGACGTCGCGTTCGGTGAGGATCCCGACGCCACCGGCGTCGGGATCGAGGACGACGGCCGCGCCGACCCGGCGGGCGGACATCAGCCGGGCGGCCTGGCGGAGGGTGTGGTGGGGGCCGATGGTGAGGACCACGGCGCTCATGGCGTCACGGACGAGGGTGGGCATGGCGGTCGGTGCCACCTCCTTGGCGGAATCCCCCTGTGAGAGAAGGAATTCACAAGCTCACAAACGAGGGGGTTCTCATGTTCACACGCCACCGGTGGCCCAACAAGGGGTGTGAGGGGCGGAGTTGACCGGGTTTCGGTCGCCCGGACCGTTTCCGGCCGGTCCCGCGCCCCGGCCCCGCAC carries:
- a CDS encoding catalase; translated protein: MTAQIENAGPLTTEAGAPVADNQNSETAGVGGPVLVQDQLLLEKLAHFNRERIPERVVHARGAGAYGTFTVTADVTKYTRAKFLSEVGKQTEVFLRFSTVAGNLGAADAVRDPRGFAVKFYTEEGNYDLVGNNTPVFFIKDAIKFPDFIHTQKRDPYTGSQEADNVWDFWSLSPESTHQVTWLFGDRGIPASYRHMDGFGSHTFQWNNEAGEVFWVKYHFKTDQGIKCLTQDEADILAGKDPDSHQRDLRESIERGEYPSWTVYVQIMPADEAPTYRFNPFDLTKVWPHADYPLIEIGKMELNRNPENIFAEVEQSIFSPHHFVPGIGPSPDKMLQGRLFAYGDAHRYRVGINADHLPVNRPHAAEARSHGRDGFMYDGRHGRAKNYEPNSFGGPTETGRPLWQSVPVSGATGEAPAPSHAEDNDFVQAGNLYRLMTEEEKGRLIDNLAGFIAKVSRDDIVKRAIENFRQADEDYGRRLEAAVKALRG
- a CDS encoding cyclic nucleotide-binding/CBS domain-containing protein, with amino-acid sequence MPTLVRDAMSAVVLTIGPHHTLRQAARLMSARRVGAAVVLDPDAGGVGILTERDVLDSVGAGQDPDRELAHLHTTTDVVFASPAWTLEDAAGAMTRGGFRHLIVLDDRGPVGVVSVRDIVRCWMSGSGSGRAARDHEPVAADTVAA